The following coding sequences lie in one Mucilaginibacter sp. KACC 22773 genomic window:
- a CDS encoding sensor histidine kinase, whose protein sequence is MEKTGKQLWFYCSLLIAVMLNSGRLLALRENGIVAHYWRFNAAEFAYQLLAQLGFCYFLFSLNLGRGRLARYRDNNRYLRYLSLNFFIAFVGMVLIGGVQKRVFSFNPNQIRGAFWLGYLTRYALAALLIGIIIKIVLLLRQNKQQAIENEQLKNAYTTAELELLKEQLNPHFLFNSLSSLSGVVRENPALAQQYIKHLSAVFRYALVKPASNLVTVNEELTMVKSFAQLLKMRFENAFELLIDVGDAFLQYKLPHLSLQPLLENAAKHNAATLKTPLQVTIKMCGDELSVSNNLNPVDADGTGTGLANLNQRYKILMQREIDIEQTTSHFTVKLPLKHE, encoded by the coding sequence ATGGAAAAAACCGGGAAACAGTTATGGTTTTACTGTTCGCTGCTGATAGCCGTAATGCTTAATAGCGGGAGGTTGCTCGCCCTGCGCGAAAATGGCATTGTGGCCCATTACTGGCGATTTAACGCTGCGGAATTTGCCTACCAATTATTGGCGCAGCTTGGTTTCTGCTACTTCTTATTCTCGCTCAATTTGGGCCGCGGCCGGTTGGCAAGGTATCGCGACAATAACAGATACCTGCGCTATCTGTCGCTCAATTTTTTTATTGCATTTGTTGGTATGGTGCTGATAGGCGGCGTGCAAAAACGGGTATTTAGCTTTAACCCCAACCAAATAAGGGGCGCCTTTTGGCTGGGATATTTAACCCGGTACGCTTTAGCAGCTTTACTAATTGGTATTATTATAAAGATAGTGCTGCTGCTGCGCCAAAACAAACAACAGGCCATTGAAAACGAGCAACTTAAAAATGCCTATACCACAGCCGAACTGGAGTTATTAAAAGAGCAGCTTAACCCACACTTTTTATTTAACTCGCTGAGCAGTTTATCGGGCGTGGTGCGCGAAAACCCGGCCCTGGCGCAGCAATATATTAAACATCTGTCGGCGGTTTTCAGGTATGCATTAGTTAAGCCCGCCAGTAACCTGGTTACAGTTAATGAAGAATTAACGATGGTAAAATCATTTGCTCAATTATTAAAAATGAGATTTGAAAATGCCTTCGAGCTATTAATTGACGTGGGCGATGCTTTCCTCCAATATAAGCTGCCACATTTATCGTTACAACCTTTATTGGAAAACGCGGCCAAGCACAATGCCGCTACCCTAAAAACTCCATTGCAGGTAACCATTAAAATGTGCGGCGACGAATTATCTGTAAGTAACAACCTTAACCCGGTAGATGCAGATGGCACCGGCACCGGCCTGGCCAACCTTAACCAGCGCTACAAAATATTGATGCAACGGGAAATAGACATTGAACAAACTACCAGCCATTTTACAGTTAAGCTCCCTTTGAAACATGAATAA
- a CDS encoding sterol desaturase family protein, which produces MKHQIGPYRIYILLFLALLVTAEIIWNWKKDKNVYDVKETFSNLFVFVGFQFSKYLFAGYQLAILGFFAKLAPFTLPSNGWVFLLTFFTADFIYYWFHRISHHWKPLWAFHLIHHSAMHMNLTAAYRLNWFSAIVSPLFFIPAALLGMPTDFIVISYVLNLAYQFFLHTEVVGTLGVVEHVMDTPSSHRVHHGSNPIYIDKNFGGVFIIWDKLFGTYQPETEKVNYGLTTGFVSNNPFVLVARGFIDLFKNKKLSEMKSSPGTITLKKPVLAKQSYQQVIP; this is translated from the coding sequence ATGAAACATCAAATTGGCCCATACCGCATATACATATTATTATTCCTGGCACTACTTGTAACGGCCGAAATTATCTGGAACTGGAAGAAAGATAAAAACGTTTACGACGTTAAAGAAACGTTTTCAAACCTGTTTGTTTTTGTTGGCTTCCAGTTCTCCAAATACCTTTTCGCCGGCTACCAGTTAGCCATACTTGGCTTTTTTGCCAAATTGGCGCCCTTCACATTACCCAGCAATGGCTGGGTTTTCCTGCTCACTTTTTTTACCGCCGATTTTATCTACTACTGGTTTCACCGCATCTCGCACCATTGGAAACCGCTCTGGGCTTTCCATCTTATCCATCACTCGGCTATGCACATGAATCTTACGGCAGCTTACAGGCTTAATTGGTTTTCGGCAATTGTTAGTCCGCTGTTTTTTATTCCGGCAGCATTATTGGGTATGCCAACAGACTTTATTGTAATATCGTATGTACTTAACCTGGCTTATCAATTCTTTTTACATACAGAAGTTGTTGGCACATTGGGCGTGGTAGAACATGTAATGGATACACCATCATCGCACCGGGTGCATCATGGCAGCAATCCTATTTATATTGATAAAAACTTTGGAGGGGTGTTCATCATCTGGGATAAATTATTTGGCACTTATCAGCCCGAAACCGAAAAGGTAAACTATGGCCTAACCACCGGTTTTGTGAGCAACAATCCATTTGTTTTGGTTGCCCGCGGGTTTATAGATCTGTTTAAAAATAAAAAGCTTTCTGAAATGAAGAGCTCCCCAGGTACAATCACCCTCAAAAAGCCGGTGTTAGCCAAGCAAAGCTATCAGCAGGTAATACCCTAG
- a CDS encoding LytR/AlgR family response regulator transcription factor encodes MNKLRVVIVEDEPVTARNLAHVLQNLDDNIIITASLPDVKDAVEWFNANPDSYDLVFMDIRLADGVSFDIFKQAEILKPVIFVTAYNDYAIQAFKNNGIDYILKPFDEAEIELSLSKFKRLVVQGPKSDANPSFEQLLQQVKILAKPHKKSFLVHFRNKLIPVETAKISWFYTAHEIVYAQTTDGQQYNIEFTMEQLEQQLEPDMFFRANRQFIINRKALTEVDFYFNGRLSLKMKPEPPEKILISKARVPEFKKWVDS; translated from the coding sequence ATGAATAAACTACGTGTTGTTATAGTTGAAGACGAACCTGTTACTGCCCGTAACCTGGCACATGTGCTGCAAAACCTTGATGACAATATAATTATTACGGCATCCCTACCCGATGTAAAAGACGCTGTGGAATGGTTTAATGCCAATCCCGATAGCTACGACCTTGTATTTATGGATATCCGCCTTGCTGATGGCGTATCCTTTGATATTTTTAAGCAGGCCGAGATTCTGAAACCGGTGATATTTGTAACGGCCTATAACGATTATGCCATTCAGGCTTTTAAAAATAATGGCATTGATTATATTCTTAAACCTTTTGATGAGGCCGAAATTGAGCTGTCGCTAAGCAAGTTTAAACGCCTGGTAGTGCAAGGGCCCAAAAGCGATGCGAACCCATCCTTTGAGCAACTGCTGCAACAGGTAAAAATATTGGCAAAACCGCATAAAAAATCATTCCTGGTTCATTTCCGGAATAAGCTGATCCCGGTTGAAACCGCTAAAATTTCCTGGTTTTATACCGCGCATGAAATAGTATACGCCCAAACCACAGACGGCCAACAATACAACATCGAATTTACAATGGAGCAACTGGAGCAACAGTTGGAGCCCGATATGTTTTTTCGTGCCAACCGGCAGTTCATCATCAACCGCAAGGCGCTAACCGAAGTTGACTTTTATTTTAACGGGCGCCTGTCGCTGAAAATGAAACCCGAACCACCGGAGAAAATCCTCATCAGCAAAGCGAGGGTGCCGGAGTTTAAAAAATGGGTAGATAGCTGA